GCGGGCGTCGCCGCTTCTTACGGCCGGCTCAACCCGGGCCTGGCCTTCCTGGCATGCTTGTTCGGTGCGCTGGTGGGCGACCTGGTGATGTACGGCATCGGCTACCACTTTGGCCGCGGCGTGTTGTTCGAGCATCGGGTCCTTGCTCGTCATCTCACGCCCGAACGCGAGCAACGGATTGAGTACATGATCAAGCAGCACGGCTTGAAGGTGTTTTTCATTTCGCGGTTTCTGGTCGGGTTGCGTTCGCCGGTTTATTTGACCGCGGGCATTCTTCGCGTCCCGTTGCGGCGGTTTCTCTCGTTCGATTTGTTGTGCGCAACGACCGTCGTGGGCACTTTTTTTGGCTTGTCGTACAAGTACGGCAACCGCATCGAAGGACTTTGGGGCTACATCCGCGGGGTCGAGATGTCGGTCACGTTCCTCGTCGTCGTGGCCGTAATCACCGTGGCGGTGTTGTACTTCCTGCGGCGCAGGCGGCGGCGCGTCCAGCTCGAGCAGCTCCGCAACCAGCGTCTGGCCCGTATGGCCACCCCGGATAAGGCCA
The genomic region above belongs to Pirellulales bacterium and contains:
- a CDS encoding DedA family protein; this encodes MVDLLLNHGSYLGIMAVLILTGFGLPVPEEVPVILAGVAASYGRLNPGLAFLACLFGALVGDLVMYGIGYHFGRGVLFEHRVLARHLTPEREQRIEYMIKQHGLKVFFISRFLVGLRSPVYLTAGILRVPLRRFLSFDLLCATTVVGTFFGLSYKYGNRIEGLWGYIRGVEMSVTFLVVVAVITVAVLYFLRRRRRRVQLEQLRNQRLARMATPDKATPLAHDPHENAEQIAT